The Pirellulales bacterium genome includes a window with the following:
- the lexA gene encoding transcriptional repressor LexA — MADLERLTKRQREVYEFIRSKIRSRGYGPTVREIGTEFEISSPNGVMCHLKALEKKGLIVREPNMSRAIQLATEPAEQAGLPLAGRIAAGTLHEAIEQTEFLNLGELFDPARGDLFVLEVDGDSMIEDQIADGDYVIVRRQDTAHKGQIVVALTDENEATLKRWFPEGNRIRLQPSNSSMKPIYVKHAQVRGVVVGVVRKVD; from the coding sequence ATGGCCGATTTGGAACGCCTGACCAAGCGCCAGCGCGAGGTGTACGAATTCATTCGCAGCAAGATTCGCAGCCGCGGCTACGGGCCGACGGTCCGCGAAATCGGCACCGAATTCGAGATCAGCTCGCCCAACGGCGTGATGTGCCACCTGAAGGCCTTGGAAAAGAAGGGGCTGATCGTCCGCGAACCGAACATGTCGCGGGCCATTCAACTGGCCACCGAGCCGGCCGAGCAAGCCGGGTTGCCGCTCGCGGGCCGGATCGCGGCGGGCACGCTGCACGAGGCCATTGAGCAGACCGAGTTTCTCAACCTGGGTGAACTGTTCGACCCTGCGCGCGGGGACTTGTTCGTGCTCGAGGTCGACGGCGATTCGATGATCGAGGATCAGATCGCCGATGGCGACTATGTGATCGTCCGGCGCCAAGACACGGCCCACAAGGGCCAGATCGTGGTGGCATTGACCGACGAGAATGAGGCGACGCTGAAGCGCTGGTTCCCCGAGGGGAACCGAATCCGGCTGCAGCCCTCGAATTCGTCGATGAAGCCGATCTACGTCAAGCATGCGCAGGTGCGCGGCGTGGTCGTCGGCGTCGTGCGCAAAGTCGACTGA
- the metG gene encoding methionine--tRNA ligase subunit beta, translating to MSTQSNEPKPPVSYADFAKLDLRVAKVVAAKEHPAADKLLLLQIQVGEVEKQIVAGIRGHYAPGDLVGRQIVVVNNLEPATIRGEQSQGMLLAASDTGGVVLLRPDREVAGGSQVK from the coding sequence ATGAGCACGCAATCGAACGAACCCAAGCCGCCGGTGAGCTACGCCGATTTCGCCAAGCTCGACCTGCGGGTCGCAAAGGTCGTGGCGGCCAAGGAGCACCCGGCTGCGGACAAGCTTCTGCTGCTGCAGATTCAAGTGGGCGAGGTCGAAAAGCAGATCGTCGCCGGGATTCGCGGGCACTATGCCCCCGGTGATCTGGTCGGCCGGCAGATTGTCGTCGTCAACAACCTCGAACCGGCCACGATTCGCGGCGAGCAATCGCAAGGGATGCTGCTGGCCGCCAGCGACACGGGCGGGGTCGTACTGCTGCGGCCGGATCGCGAAGTCGCCGGTGGCTCGCAGGTTAAGTGA
- a CDS encoding SPFH domain-containing protein: MIVERTYQSLPGWLFLVVVLVLLALATALFYGAAVSDDPPGRRVFTGIVLVISALVISGGFQAVAPNEARVLLLFGKYQGTIKQDGFWWVNPFFTKRKLSLRVRNFETGQQVTPEVKSPEGKLVQAAKVTRRPTKVNDRDGNPVEISAVVVWRVVNTAEATFEVDDYEDFVHLQSESALRTLASRYPYDSIDDELSLRRSTAEVSDQIKLEIDARLHKAGVEVLEARINHLAYAPEIAAAMLQRQQAQAVVAARTKIVEGAVTMVEMALDHLAEKKLVELKGDRRAEMVSNLLVVLCGDRHAQPVINLGGHSHE; the protein is encoded by the coding sequence GCTCGTGCTGTTGGCGTTGGCCACGGCGCTGTTCTACGGCGCCGCCGTCTCGGACGATCCGCCGGGACGCCGGGTGTTCACGGGCATCGTCCTCGTGATCTCCGCGTTGGTGATCTCCGGTGGCTTTCAGGCGGTCGCGCCGAACGAAGCCCGCGTGCTGCTGTTGTTCGGCAAGTACCAAGGCACGATCAAGCAAGACGGCTTCTGGTGGGTGAACCCGTTTTTCACGAAGCGCAAGCTCTCGCTGCGCGTGCGCAATTTCGAGACCGGCCAGCAGGTCACCCCCGAGGTGAAAAGCCCCGAGGGCAAATTGGTCCAGGCCGCGAAGGTGACGCGGCGGCCGACCAAGGTGAACGACCGCGACGGCAACCCGGTCGAAATCTCGGCGGTGGTGGTCTGGCGCGTGGTCAACACGGCCGAGGCCACCTTCGAGGTCGACGACTACGAGGACTTTGTCCATCTGCAGAGCGAATCAGCGCTGCGCACGCTGGCCAGCCGTTACCCTTATGACAGCATCGACGATGAGTTGTCGCTGCGGCGCTCGACGGCGGAAGTTTCCGATCAAATCAAGCTCGAAATCGATGCGCGCCTGCACAAGGCCGGCGTCGAAGTGCTCGAGGCGCGGATCAATCACCTCGCCTATGCGCCGGAGATCGCGGCCGCCATGCTCCAGCGGCAGCAGGCCCAGGCGGTCGTCGCCGCGCGCACCAAGATCGTCGAAGGGGCCGTGACCATGGTCGAGATGGCACTCGACCATCTGGCCGAAAAGAAACTGGTCGAGTTGAAAGGCGATCGGCGCGCCGAGATGGTCAGCAACCTGCTCGTGGTGCTGTGCGGCGATCGGCATGCGCAGCCGGTGATCAATCTCGGCGGACATTCGCACGAGTGA
- a CDS encoding ABC transporter ATP-binding protein produces the protein MIETRDLTKQYGELFAIKGLNISLDKGDVFGFIGPNGAGKTTTMRILATLLNPTWGEAYVCGHSIYSQPKEIRRLIGYMPDFFGVYDDMKVIEYLEFFAAAYRIKGVARRKICDEVLELVDLGYKRDALVTSLSRGMTQRLGLARVLLHDPQVLLLDEPASGLDPRARIEIRALLKELRNMGKTIMISSHILPELADICNKIGIIERGELLVNEAVAEVMRRVRHQPVLRVAVAADQTRAKELLAAQPSVESVEERDGQLLLTLAPGTTDYSDLPAALIQAGLRLTLFKEDELNLETAFMTLTKGITS, from the coding sequence GTGATCGAAACCCGCGACCTGACGAAACAGTACGGCGAGCTGTTCGCCATCAAGGGGCTGAACATCTCGCTCGACAAGGGCGATGTGTTCGGCTTCATCGGTCCCAACGGCGCCGGCAAGACGACTACGATGCGCATCCTGGCCACGCTATTGAACCCGACCTGGGGCGAGGCTTATGTCTGCGGCCACTCGATCTACTCCCAGCCGAAAGAAATCCGACGATTGATCGGCTACATGCCCGACTTCTTCGGCGTGTACGACGACATGAAGGTGATCGAGTACCTGGAGTTCTTCGCGGCCGCCTACCGCATCAAGGGCGTGGCCCGGCGCAAAATCTGCGACGAGGTGCTCGAGCTCGTCGACCTGGGCTACAAGCGCGATGCCCTGGTCACGAGCCTGTCGCGCGGCATGACGCAGCGGCTCGGCCTGGCCCGGGTGCTGTTGCACGATCCCCAGGTGCTGCTGCTCGACGAACCGGCCAGCGGTCTCGACCCGAGGGCCCGCATCGAGATCCGCGCGCTGCTCAAGGAGCTGCGCAACATGGGCAAGACGATCATGATTTCGAGCCACATCCTGCCCGAGCTGGCCGACATCTGCAACAAGATCGGGATCATCGAACGCGGCGAGCTGTTGGTGAACGAGGCCGTGGCCGAAGTGATGCGCCGCGTACGGCATCAACCGGTGCTGCGCGTCGCCGTCGCGGCCGATCAGACGCGGGCCAAGGAGCTGCTCGCCGCGCAGCCCAGCGTCGAGTCGGTCGAAGAGCGCGACGGCCAACTGCTGCTCACCTTGGCCCCCGGCACGACCGATTACAGCGACCTGCCCGCGGCGCTGATCCAAGCCGGCCTGCGGCTGACCTTGTTCAAGGAAGACGAGTTGAACCTCGAAACGGCCTTTATGACGCTGACCAAGGGGATCACGTCGTAA
- a CDS encoding Cof-type HAD-IIB family hydrolase, translated as MPAIRLLAIDIDGTLVDPHDQLTPAVRDAVRRAAAAGIKIVLATGRRYGRALPLVTPLEIDAPLVTASGSLIKDPATHQTLFRSELDREVLRATLAHVGERGYDALLYGDTHAEGFEYYCPRATVDEPHLAQFLLLNAGHERHWPTLMHDPPPGIFAGFAMGERAAMLALDAELQQLLPGALYTHVLRSPRYTGHMCEIARAGVNKWTGVMQVAEAWGIAAEEVCAVGDDVNDLPMIEGAGLGVAMANAVEELRAAADRIAPSNAEDGLATVVEWILEGR; from the coding sequence ATGCCCGCGATTCGCCTGCTGGCCATTGATATCGACGGCACGCTCGTCGATCCTCACGATCAACTGACGCCCGCGGTGCGCGACGCCGTGCGCCGTGCCGCGGCCGCGGGCATCAAGATCGTCCTCGCCACGGGGCGCCGCTATGGCCGAGCGTTGCCGCTGGTGACGCCCTTGGAGATCGACGCCCCGTTGGTGACGGCCAGCGGTTCGCTGATCAAGGACCCGGCCACACATCAGACGCTGTTCCGCTCGGAGCTCGATCGCGAGGTGCTGCGGGCCACGCTGGCGCATGTCGGCGAGCGCGGCTACGACGCCCTGCTCTACGGCGACACGCACGCCGAGGGCTTCGAGTATTACTGCCCGCGGGCAACGGTCGACGAGCCGCACCTGGCGCAATTCCTCTTGCTCAACGCGGGCCACGAGCGACACTGGCCCACGCTGATGCACGACCCGCCGCCGGGCATTTTCGCCGGATTCGCCATGGGCGAACGCGCGGCGATGCTGGCCCTGGACGCCGAGCTGCAGCAACTGCTCCCCGGCGCGCTCTACACGCACGTGCTGCGCAGCCCGCGCTATACGGGCCACATGTGCGAAATTGCCCGGGCCGGCGTGAACAAGTGGACCGGCGTGATGCAGGTGGCCGAGGCCTGGGGCATCGCGGCCGAGGAGGTCTGCGCCGTCGGCGACGACGTAAACGATCTGCCGATGATCGAAGGAGCGGGGTTGGGCGTGGCGATGGCCAACGCGGTCGAAGAATTGCGCGCGGCCGCCGACCGTATCGCCCCCTCGAACGCCGAAGACGGCCTGGCAACGGTCGTCGAATGGATCCTGGAAGGCCGGTAG
- a CDS encoding nucleotide pyrophosphohydrolase, giving the protein MSDEPTADRLPPPGSSITLAGFQRLIREMYLEKDLARGVDGTFMWLMEEVGELASALRNGTHAERQGEFADVLAWLTTIANVVGVDLAEAVAHKYGSGCPGCGQLLCTCDDAEKP; this is encoded by the coding sequence ATGAGCGACGAACCGACCGCCGATCGTTTGCCGCCGCCGGGCTCGTCGATCACGCTGGCCGGATTTCAGCGGCTGATTCGCGAGATGTACCTGGAAAAAGACCTGGCCCGTGGCGTCGACGGGACGTTTATGTGGCTGATGGAAGAAGTGGGCGAATTGGCCAGCGCCCTGCGCAACGGCACGCACGCCGAACGGCAAGGCGAATTCGCCGACGTGCTGGCCTGGTTGACGACGATCGCCAATGTCGTCGGTGTCGACCTGGCCGAGGCCGTGGCGCATAAGTACGGATCGGGCTGTCCCGGCTGCGGCCAATTGTTGTGCACCTGCGACGACGCGGAGAAACCATGA
- a CDS encoding DUF1559 domain-containing protein produces the protein MGAERRPMHSLCDVVISLCLIGFLLLLLLPAANQARSGSSANCLANLTNLGKALISHDAHHAGFPGYKNVQARRTWPMEIVKVDRSDELEYRLTNHGGRLPSDFPQSTGWIFPLLPYLDRADIASQFGQPERDEPGSLQACTPILRFNVCICPNDPFKRDEAPAALSYVVNCGMVDLHTPGDPSAVCGDAEGSPDLPANGVFHYRYPFTDNDNAASTHTNVAVREVAVSASDLVNGDGTTNTLLLSENADAGLWTDDHEWQVGFVWEPAVMDGHGVWADSPGAVMQSQARSSVLRINEGMSPSSVRARASDTPYRFARPSSHHKGGVNVFFAGGNGRLLSETIDPVIYAQLMSVKGAATAWPLPAGRKRIRLAETAGWQNDFSVFARPLPESAEF, from the coding sequence ATGGGAGCTGAACGGCGGCCGATGCATTCGCTCTGCGACGTCGTGATTTCGCTTTGCCTCATCGGATTCTTGCTACTGCTGCTGCTGCCGGCCGCAAACCAAGCGCGCTCAGGGAGCAGTGCTAATTGCTTGGCTAATCTAACGAATCTTGGCAAGGCCCTGATCAGCCACGACGCGCATCATGCCGGTTTTCCTGGATACAAAAATGTCCAGGCAAGACGAACCTGGCCGATGGAAATCGTCAAGGTCGATCGCAGCGACGAGTTGGAGTATCGACTGACAAACCACGGAGGACGGCTGCCCTCGGACTTCCCACAATCAACCGGCTGGATCTTTCCCTTGCTGCCGTACCTGGATCGAGCCGATATCGCGTCCCAATTTGGACAGCCCGAAAGGGACGAGCCAGGCAGTCTTCAAGCCTGCACGCCGATCTTGCGATTCAATGTCTGCATTTGTCCGAACGACCCGTTCAAGCGCGACGAAGCACCCGCCGCTTTGAGTTATGTCGTCAACTGTGGCATGGTTGATCTGCACACCCCGGGCGATCCGAGCGCGGTTTGCGGGGACGCAGAAGGTTCGCCTGACCTGCCGGCCAATGGCGTGTTCCACTACCGCTACCCCTTCACAGACAACGACAATGCAGCCTCGACCCATACGAATGTCGCGGTCCGCGAAGTTGCGGTCTCGGCTTCCGATTTGGTGAACGGAGACGGCACGACGAACACGCTGTTGCTGAGCGAGAACGCCGACGCGGGGCTTTGGACTGACGATCACGAATGGCAGGTTGGCTTCGTCTGGGAGCCGGCCGTGATGGACGGGCACGGTGTCTGGGCCGACTCGCCTGGTGCGGTCATGCAGTCGCAAGCGCGCTCATCCGTTCTGCGTATCAACGAAGGAATGTCGCCATCGAGCGTCCGCGCGCGGGCAAGCGATACTCCCTACCGCTTTGCGCGACCATCAAGCCATCACAAGGGTGGCGTCAATGTGTTCTTCGCGGGAGGAAACGGCCGCTTGCTCTCGGAGACGATCGATCCGGTGATTTACGCTCAACTCATGAGCGTGAAAGGCGCGGCGACCGCATGGCCGCTGCCGGCAGGAAGAAAGCGAATAAGACTGGCTGAAACCGCAGGTTGGCAGAACGATTTCTCCGTGTTTGCGCGGCCACTACCGGAGAGTGCGGAATTCTAG
- a CDS encoding tetratricopeptide repeat protein gives MAARSLELHGQWVEAAEQYEAIGQQQPIPAALGQARSLLAQGEWEQVEKLLLAAQQAHAESAELPAELAAYYFRCGKYGDAARWCEAARKINDDQLTARYVGAELDRVQGRLDEATAGYHWFVDYYNQHDVSSPDELRWIGLAAGQYARWQRLPDQFSFLVNDLYPAAWEADPEYWPAHYEVGLLFLEKYNQADAQRSFQQALKINPHAAEIHVALAALQMQNFQYDAARASLARARELNPRLLELHQADADLALANFDLQGALAAVEKGAEINPVDEATLARRAAAYVALDGCPEDLTGTRLGGLLAEVDARNAHAGTFYLVLATRLEERRKFAAAERFFREAQQRMPQLPGAQAGLGMMFMRLGREAEAQRLLSEAFDADPFHVRVSNTLKVLDVLSSYATLETEHFTVRYNRKHDKVLAYSLARYLESEFPALCTKFGYRPTERSLFEVFCRDRNTDGHGWFSARMVGLPYVGTTAACAGKMVALTSPNDEQSPYHWARVARHEFVHVLNLQQTDFNVPHWFTEGLAVETEGFPRPQVWNELLATRVPRGATFNLDTINFGFIRPQTSADWHLAYCQSELWIEYLFNSFGPQAAARLLAAFGQTQDSHLALERAFNVPAAQIEAGYEKFLKDTAASLTVVDPPDPRSLAELQRAHEAAPDDGDLASRLALALIDRQDYPGAARLIEPVLAANPRHALACYSQARLHLVTGQTKAASEVLERGLAADNPHPRVLLLLASLQLKGGNLDAAAALYERGRAREPWQTRWQEGLVRCFLLAGQTEKLRTALEQLAQLDVDNLVVRKKLARLAIERQDWPETLRWARESLYVDVRDVEAHRWACDAALRLDEPETAAWELTFLGELAPDDVALHRALAAAAAQSPRADEVRAALDQIDARSADLRTGTTAIRIQWEP, from the coding sequence GTGGCCGCTCGTTCGCTGGAACTGCATGGCCAGTGGGTCGAGGCCGCCGAGCAATACGAAGCGATTGGCCAGCAGCAGCCCATTCCCGCCGCACTAGGGCAGGCCCGTTCGCTCCTGGCGCAGGGCGAGTGGGAACAGGTCGAAAAGCTCCTGCTGGCCGCGCAACAGGCTCACGCCGAGTCGGCCGAGCTGCCGGCCGAGTTGGCCGCGTACTATTTCCGGTGCGGAAAATATGGCGATGCCGCACGGTGGTGCGAAGCGGCGCGCAAGATCAACGACGATCAGCTCACCGCGCGATACGTCGGCGCCGAACTCGATCGCGTTCAGGGCCGCCTCGACGAGGCCACGGCTGGTTACCACTGGTTTGTCGACTATTACAACCAACACGACGTGAGCTCGCCCGACGAGCTGCGATGGATTGGCCTGGCCGCGGGCCAATATGCCCGCTGGCAGCGATTGCCTGACCAGTTCTCGTTTCTCGTCAACGACTTGTACCCCGCGGCCTGGGAGGCGGACCCCGAGTACTGGCCGGCCCATTATGAAGTCGGTCTCTTGTTCCTGGAAAAATACAATCAGGCCGACGCGCAGCGGTCATTCCAGCAGGCCTTGAAGATCAATCCCCATGCGGCTGAGATCCACGTCGCATTGGCAGCGTTACAGATGCAGAACTTCCAATACGACGCCGCGCGCGCTTCGCTGGCGCGAGCCCGCGAATTGAATCCGCGGTTGCTCGAGCTCCACCAGGCCGACGCCGATCTGGCGCTGGCCAATTTCGACTTGCAGGGGGCTCTGGCAGCGGTCGAGAAGGGCGCAGAGATCAATCCCGTGGACGAGGCCACCCTGGCCCGCCGCGCGGCTGCTTACGTGGCGCTCGACGGCTGCCCCGAGGATCTCACCGGCACACGGCTGGGCGGTCTGCTCGCAGAAGTCGACGCCCGCAATGCGCACGCCGGGACGTTCTACCTGGTTCTGGCAACGCGGCTCGAAGAACGCCGCAAATTCGCCGCCGCCGAGCGGTTCTTTCGCGAGGCCCAGCAACGCATGCCGCAGTTGCCGGGCGCTCAGGCAGGGCTCGGCATGATGTTCATGCGCTTGGGCCGCGAGGCCGAGGCCCAACGACTACTGAGCGAGGCCTTTGACGCCGACCCGTTTCACGTGCGCGTGAGCAACACGCTCAAAGTGCTCGACGTCCTCTCGAGCTACGCGACGCTGGAAACCGAGCACTTCACCGTCCGCTACAACCGCAAGCACGACAAGGTGCTCGCGTACAGCCTGGCGCGATACCTGGAGAGCGAGTTTCCGGCCCTGTGTACAAAGTTCGGCTACCGACCGACCGAGCGTTCGTTGTTCGAGGTGTTTTGCCGCGACCGCAATACCGACGGCCACGGCTGGTTTAGTGCACGCATGGTCGGGCTGCCCTACGTCGGCACGACGGCGGCCTGCGCGGGCAAGATGGTCGCGCTGACATCGCCCAACGACGAACAATCGCCCTACCACTGGGCCCGGGTCGCGCGCCACGAGTTCGTCCACGTGCTCAATCTGCAACAAACCGACTTCAACGTACCCCACTGGTTTACCGAGGGGCTGGCCGTCGAGACCGAGGGCTTTCCCCGACCGCAGGTCTGGAACGAACTGCTGGCCACGCGCGTGCCGCGGGGCGCGACGTTCAACCTGGACACGATCAATTTCGGCTTCATTCGGCCACAGACGAGCGCCGATTGGCACCTGGCCTATTGCCAATCGGAGTTGTGGATTGAGTACCTGTTCAACTCCTTCGGCCCGCAAGCCGCGGCCCGGCTGCTCGCGGCGTTCGGACAGACGCAAGATTCGCACCTGGCGCTCGAACGTGCCTTCAATGTCCCGGCTGCCCAGATCGAGGCCGGCTATGAGAAATTCCTGAAGGACACGGCCGCGTCGCTGACCGTGGTCGATCCGCCCGATCCACGCAGCCTTGCCGAGTTGCAACGGGCGCACGAGGCCGCGCCGGACGACGGGGACCTTGCGTCGCGGCTGGCGCTGGCGCTGATCGATCGACAGGACTATCCCGGTGCGGCCCGGTTGATCGAACCGGTCCTGGCCGCCAACCCGCGTCACGCTTTGGCGTGCTACTCCCAGGCGCGGCTGCATCTGGTCACCGGCCAGACCAAGGCGGCCAGCGAAGTCCTCGAGCGTGGGCTCGCGGCCGACAACCCGCATCCTCGCGTTCTGTTGCTGCTGGCGAGCCTGCAGCTCAAGGGCGGCAATCTCGACGCGGCCGCGGCGCTCTACGAACGCGGCCGCGCGCGCGAGCCGTGGCAGACCCGTTGGCAAGAGGGCCTGGTGCGGTGTTTCCTGCTGGCCGGCCAGACCGAGAAGCTGCGCACGGCCCTGGAACAGCTCGCCCAGCTCGATGTTGACAACCTGGTCGTCCGCAAGAAACTGGCCCGGCTGGCCATCGAGCGGCAGGATTGGCCGGAGACCCTGCGCTGGGCCCGGGAAAGCCTGTATGTTGACGTGCGCGACGTCGAGGCGCATCGTTGGGCCTGCGACGCTGCCTTGCGACTCGACGAACCCGAAACGGCTGCCTGGGAGCTGACCTTTCTGGGCGAGCTTGCGCCGGACGACGTCGCCTTGCACCGTGCGCTGGCCGCCGCGGCGGCGCAGAGCCCGAGGGCCGACGAAGTGCGCGCGGCGCTCGATCAGATCGACGCCCGGTCTGCCGATCTGCGCACCGGAACAACCGCGATTCGCATCCAGTGGGAACCATGA